Proteins encoded within one genomic window of Candidatus Nezhaarchaeota archaeon:
- a CDS encoding FAD-dependent oxidoreductase: MLLFEPIEIAGMKIKNRIVMPAGETNFHTLEGGVTDRLLEFYRERAKGGIGFAVVGVAKIEGHFLGGIAAHDDKYIPDLKKIVDVFHEYDVKCALQLWHPGRYEISLDPDRQPVAPSPIPPPIFTRKVPKELTKEEILKIEEEFADAALRAKKAGFDAVELIGSAGYLISQFFSPATNKRTDEYGGSIENRARFAVEIIQRIKEKCGANYPVLIRIPGDEFIDGGNTVNEMKKIAKILEDAGVAAINVMAGWHESRRPLTTMLVPRGGFAYLAAEIKRAVGVPVIASHRINDPIVAEKILREKMADMVAMFRALLADPEFPKKAKDGRFDEIRICVACNQGCFDRVFEGQPITCLVNPTVGREAEFRNLKAERRKKVVIVGGGPAGCMAAELLAKKGHEVILFEKTDRLGGQLNIAAKSPLAYEFAEVGKYFMNVLPKLGVKVHYNTEADAARVLAENPDVVIIAVGASPLIPPIPGVENAVTAFDVLTGRVEVKGKVVIIGGGGVGCNVAAKLADEGKDVTLIEMLPRIGQDIGITTRWTVIMYLRDKGVRILTNKKAVEIKEDAVVVEDTQTKERSEIPCDSVVLAVGTKPIDKLYDELLGKVTEIYRIGDCLEPRKAIDATHEAADLALKI, from the coding sequence ATGCTACTGTTTGAGCCTATCGAGATAGCAGGAATGAAGATAAAAAATCGCATAGTAATGCCTGCTGGTGAGACTAACTTTCATACTCTTGAAGGTGGTGTTACTGACAGGCTACTTGAGTTTTATCGTGAGAGAGCTAAAGGAGGAATAGGCTTCGCTGTCGTCGGTGTTGCGAAGATAGAAGGGCATTTCCTTGGTGGTATAGCAGCGCATGACGATAAGTACATTCCTGACCTCAAGAAGATAGTTGACGTTTTCCACGAATACGACGTTAAATGTGCTCTTCAGCTCTGGCATCCAGGAAGATACGAGATCTCACTAGACCCGGATAGGCAGCCAGTCGCACCATCTCCAATTCCGCCTCCGATCTTTACTAGGAAGGTTCCAAAGGAGCTCACCAAGGAAGAGATCCTCAAAATAGAGGAGGAGTTCGCTGACGCGGCTTTGAGAGCTAAGAAGGCTGGATTCGATGCTGTGGAGCTCATAGGCTCTGCTGGCTACTTAATATCACAGTTCTTCAGCCCAGCTACGAATAAGAGGACGGATGAGTATGGTGGTAGCATTGAGAACAGGGCACGCTTTGCTGTGGAGATAATTCAACGCATAAAGGAGAAGTGTGGGGCCAACTACCCGGTCCTCATAAGGATACCTGGTGACGAGTTCATTGATGGAGGCAACACAGTTAACGAGATGAAGAAGATAGCGAAGATCTTAGAGGACGCCGGTGTCGCGGCCATAAACGTGATGGCCGGTTGGCATGAATCGCGAAGACCATTGACGACGATGCTAGTACCGCGAGGAGGATTCGCATATCTCGCCGCTGAGATAAAGAGGGCAGTAGGCGTTCCAGTAATAGCATCTCATAGGATCAACGATCCGATCGTAGCCGAGAAGATTTTGCGTGAAAAGATGGCTGACATGGTCGCCATGTTTAGAGCACTGCTTGCTGATCCTGAGTTTCCGAAGAAGGCAAAGGATGGAAGGTTCGACGAAATCCGCATATGTGTAGCGTGCAATCAAGGTTGCTTCGATAGGGTCTTTGAGGGTCAACCAATAACTTGCTTAGTTAATCCAACAGTAGGGCGAGAAGCGGAGTTCAGAAACCTGAAGGCTGAGAGGAGGAAGAAGGTGGTAATAGTTGGTGGGGGACCAGCTGGGTGCATGGCAGCAGAGCTTTTAGCTAAAAAGGGGCACGAAGTCATACTGTTTGAGAAGACCGATAGGTTAGGAGGACAATTGAACATTGCTGCAAAGTCACCTCTAGCCTACGAGTTCGCTGAGGTTGGCAAGTACTTCATGAACGTCTTACCAAAGCTTGGCGTCAAAGTACACTATAACACTGAGGCAGATGCTGCAAGAGTTCTTGCAGAGAACCCTGACGTGGTGATTATTGCTGTAGGTGCGTCACCTCTCATCCCGCCAATACCTGGTGTCGAGAATGCGGTCACAGCCTTTGACGTCTTAACGGGAAGGGTAGAAGTCAAAGGTAAAGTGGTCATAATAGGAGGGGGTGGAGTTGGCTGTAATGTAGCTGCAAAACTCGCAGACGAAGGCAAGGACGTCACGTTGATTGAGATGCTACCTAGAATCGGTCAGGATATTGGAATCACAACTCGATGGACCGTGATAATGTACTTAAGGGATAAGGGGGTAAGGATTCTTACGAACAAAAAAGCCGTCGAGATTAAGGAGGATGCTGTCGTTGTTGAAGACACGCAGACTAAAGAGAGGAGCGAGATTCCATGCGACAGCGTCGTATTAGCTGTTGGAACGAAGCCGATCGATAAGCTTTACGACGAGCTCTTAGGTAAGGTTACAGAAATATACAGAATAGGAGATTGCTTAGAGCCTAGGAAAGCCATAGATGCAACCCACGAAGCTGCCGACCTTGCCCTCAAAATTTAG
- a CDS encoding DNA-directed RNA polymerase subunit P yields the protein MVQYKCFRCGKTFTQDEMIESLGIRCPYCDGRIMFKLPPPVVRKIKAR from the coding sequence ATGGTCCAGTACAAGTGCTTCAGGTGTGGTAAGACTTTCACGCAAGATGAAATGATTGAGAGCTTAGGTATTAGGTGCCCTTATTGCGATGGGAGGATAATGTTCAAGCTACCTCCACCTGTAGTTAGAAAGATAAAAGCTAGATAA
- a CDS encoding FAD-dependent oxidoreductase: MSSRRNIVIVGGSTAGFICALTIRRYNKDARITVVRREKKALITCGIPYIFGTLFNVEKDLLPDKLLAEGGIDLLIDEVRFINRSEKAVLLSSGRKISYDKLVLTTGSIPVKPPIPGIDLENVFFARKDVEYLQRLLSTLEKVKDVVIIGGGFVGVEFAEQFRRRGLNVTIIEMLPHCLQLNFDEEYCVMAEEKLREMGVRVIVNEKVEEIVGDEGRVKGVKLASGERVRADVVLVAVGVKPEVTLAREAQLKIGEMGGVWVNEYMQTSDIDIFAAGDCAEKFSFFTGKPVNLRLASIAAREAKIVAANLSGINVKNPGTIGCFATMINDLGLGVVGLTEKAARDAGFNVLTGVATTTDKHPGAMPGARTLKVKLIFDRSTKTIIGGEIAGGPTTAELANIVSVMIERRMTIEDVAFFQYGTHPALTASPRTHPIAYAAEDALSRL; this comes from the coding sequence ATGAGCAGTAGACGGAACATAGTGATTGTTGGAGGTAGCACGGCTGGCTTCATTTGTGCATTAACAATTAGGAGATACAACAAAGATGCGAGGATAACCGTGGTAAGGAGAGAGAAGAAAGCTTTGATCACGTGTGGCATTCCATACATATTTGGAACACTGTTTAATGTCGAGAAAGACCTGTTGCCAGATAAACTGCTGGCCGAAGGAGGTATTGACTTATTAATTGATGAAGTTAGGTTTATAAATAGAAGTGAGAAGGCCGTTCTTCTATCGAGTGGACGAAAGATAAGCTATGACAAGCTCGTCTTGACTACAGGATCGATTCCAGTAAAGCCCCCAATACCCGGAATAGACCTCGAGAATGTGTTCTTCGCTAGAAAGGATGTCGAGTACTTACAGCGTTTGCTCAGCACGTTGGAGAAAGTCAAAGACGTAGTCATAATCGGTGGCGGTTTTGTTGGTGTGGAATTTGCTGAGCAGTTTAGGAGGAGGGGGCTAAACGTTACGATAATCGAGATGCTGCCTCACTGCTTACAACTTAACTTTGATGAGGAGTACTGCGTGATGGCTGAAGAGAAGCTTCGTGAAATGGGGGTGCGCGTAATTGTCAACGAGAAAGTTGAGGAAATCGTCGGGGATGAGGGAAGGGTCAAGGGAGTTAAGCTTGCTAGTGGAGAGCGAGTTAGAGCAGATGTTGTCCTCGTTGCAGTAGGCGTGAAACCTGAGGTAACGCTTGCAAGGGAAGCTCAATTAAAGATAGGCGAGATGGGAGGAGTGTGGGTCAATGAGTACATGCAGACTTCAGACATAGACATCTTCGCTGCTGGAGACTGTGCTGAGAAGTTTTCTTTCTTCACAGGAAAGCCGGTTAACCTAAGGCTCGCATCGATAGCAGCTAGGGAAGCAAAGATAGTAGCAGCAAACCTTTCTGGGATTAATGTTAAGAACCCTGGTACTATAGGTTGCTTTGCTACCATGATTAATGACTTAGGTTTGGGGGTAGTGGGTCTAACAGAGAAGGCTGCTAGAGATGCCGGTTTTAACGTATTAACCGGAGTGGCGACGACCACGGATAAGCACCCCGGAGCTATGCCGGGCGCCAGGACGTTAAAGGTTAAGCTCATCTTCGATAGGAGCACGAAGACCATAATTGGTGGTGAGATAGCTGGAGGACCAACAACTGCTGAGCTTGCAAACATAGTTTCAGTAATGATAGAGAGGAGAATGACCATAGAGGATGTTGCCTTCTTCCAATACGGAACCCACCCAGCTCTCACGGCTTCTCCTAGGACACACCCTATAGCCTACGCAGCCGAAGATGCGTTATCGAGACTGTGA
- a CDS encoding M42 family metallopeptidase gives MGELLDILRRLSEAHGPPGLEDEVADIIIGELKGCVDGFIRDSLGNLIAYKGSGDKSLMVAAHMDEIALIVKSIDDKGFIRFAKLGGIWDQLLLGQQVVIHGSKGRVRGVIGSKAIHVMKDEERRQLLTYDKMFIDVGAKSADEVKEMGIEVGNFITIDKKFVELANDLVAGKAFDDRAGCAALVQALKEAKPRCKVYAAFTIQEEVGLKGATVAGYAIKPTVGIAVDTTIAGDHPNIDAHEAPIKVGGGPVVIAADGRRDSLSGGLIPNPAVKRWIVRVAQEKGIPIQFEVLEGGTTDATAIQLSREGVPSGVIAFPTRYVHTFQEVLSLKDLEKIVALLVGLMESEIPF, from the coding sequence ATGGGTGAGCTCTTAGACATCTTAAGAAGGCTCTCAGAGGCTCATGGTCCTCCAGGGCTTGAGGACGAGGTCGCTGATATAATAATTGGTGAGCTTAAGGGGTGCGTTGATGGGTTTATAAGGGATTCTTTGGGAAACCTCATAGCCTACAAGGGCTCTGGAGACAAGTCGCTCATGGTAGCCGCGCACATGGACGAGATAGCCCTCATAGTTAAGAGCATAGACGACAAGGGCTTCATAAGGTTCGCCAAGCTCGGAGGCATATGGGATCAGCTCCTCCTTGGTCAGCAGGTAGTGATTCACGGTAGTAAGGGTAGAGTGAGGGGGGTCATAGGGAGTAAGGCCATACACGTGATGAAAGACGAGGAGAGACGTCAGCTCTTGACCTATGATAAAATGTTCATAGACGTTGGAGCTAAGAGTGCTGATGAGGTTAAGGAGATGGGTATAGAAGTCGGCAACTTTATCACGATAGACAAGAAGTTTGTGGAGCTAGCTAATGACTTAGTAGCTGGCAAGGCCTTTGACGATAGAGCTGGCTGCGCAGCTCTCGTTCAAGCTCTCAAGGAGGCTAAGCCTCGATGCAAGGTTTATGCGGCCTTCACGATACAAGAGGAGGTGGGACTTAAGGGTGCTACGGTCGCTGGCTACGCGATTAAGCCCACAGTAGGCATAGCTGTTGACACAACTATAGCTGGAGATCATCCCAACATAGATGCTCACGAGGCCCCAATTAAGGTTGGTGGTGGCCCCGTAGTAATTGCTGCTGACGGTCGTAGAGACTCACTATCCGGAGGGCTCATACCAAACCCCGCAGTGAAGCGATGGATCGTGAGGGTTGCCCAGGAAAAGGGCATTCCAATTCAGTTTGAGGTCTTAGAAGGTGGTACTACTGATGCGACAGCCATACAATTATCGAGAGAAGGAGTTCCAAGCGGCGTAATTGCTTTTCCAACGAGGTACGTTCACACATTCCAAGAGGTTCTAAGCTTAAAAGACTTAGAGAAGATCGTAGCTTTGCTTGTAGGGCTCATGGAGAGTGAAATTCCATTCTAA
- a CDS encoding BtpA/SgcQ family protein — protein MKVVRELFQVDKAVIGVIHLPPLPGSPRYSGEDISSIIESALRDARTLRDGGVDGIIIENFWDMPYRKSSVSPSTIASMAVIAKELAREVNIPVGINVLRNDAVAALAIAKVAGGSFIRVNAYVEVMVTDQGVVEPCAYRVQMAKKIYRAENVKVFADVHVKHGAPLAQRPVEIVAEEALSRGLADAIILTGPSTGIPPSLEEVRRVRTRLPRASIVIGSGCNPENIDELFKLADAAIVGSYFKKGDLSSPVSKERVETFMSKVKEIRRRIA, from the coding sequence ATGAAGGTCGTGAGGGAATTGTTTCAAGTAGATAAGGCTGTTATAGGAGTGATTCACTTACCACCTCTACCTGGCTCTCCCAGGTATAGTGGAGAAGATATAAGCTCCATAATCGAAAGTGCTTTGCGAGATGCTAGGACCTTGAGGGATGGAGGAGTGGATGGAATTATAATCGAGAACTTCTGGGATATGCCCTATCGAAAAAGTTCAGTTAGTCCATCAACCATAGCCTCCATGGCTGTTATAGCTAAGGAATTAGCGAGAGAGGTCAATATCCCCGTGGGGATAAACGTATTGAGAAATGATGCTGTAGCAGCTCTAGCTATAGCTAAAGTCGCTGGAGGCTCCTTTATAAGAGTAAACGCTTACGTCGAGGTTATGGTGACGGATCAAGGAGTTGTAGAGCCTTGCGCTTATAGAGTTCAGATGGCTAAAAAGATTTACCGAGCGGAAAACGTTAAGGTGTTTGCAGACGTGCATGTAAAGCACGGAGCACCTTTAGCTCAAAGGCCCGTAGAGATTGTGGCCGAAGAGGCCTTGAGTAGAGGATTGGCTGACGCCATAATCCTAACTGGTCCAAGCACTGGCATTCCTCCGTCACTCGAGGAGGTGAGGAGGGTTAGAACTAGGCTTCCAAGAGCATCGATCGTAATCGGTAGCGGCTGTAACCCTGAAAACATAGACGAGCTCTTCAAGTTAGCTGATGCTGCGATCGTTGGCAGCTACTTCAAGAAAGGAGACCTTTCAAGCCCTGTTTCTAAGGAGAGAGTTGAGACCTTCATGAGCAAGGTGAAGGAGATAAGGCGAAGAATAGCATAG
- a CDS encoding HAD-IA family hydrolase, whose translation MRVLISDLDGTLVYVPVKWSEVKEALSRILGSEVMSIFEVLRWARAKSEDLYRELSGLIEEYEVNSMRELRRLEGSRELLKRLKEFDVKIAIVTLQGERSLKKALEVSDLAPYVDAYVTRDEELDRAKQIEIALKKLDAEIGRDSIVFMGDRASDLEAGMKLRIPTVIIGLTVSSPLEAMNTIAEVLGLPLKESRK comes from the coding sequence ATGAGGGTCTTAATATCAGATCTCGATGGAACCTTGGTCTACGTTCCAGTGAAGTGGAGCGAGGTGAAAGAAGCGCTATCAAGGATCTTAGGGTCGGAAGTGATGTCCATATTTGAGGTATTAAGGTGGGCGAGGGCTAAGAGCGAAGATCTTTACAGAGAGTTAAGTGGATTAATTGAAGAGTATGAAGTTAACTCGATGAGGGAGCTTAGAAGGCTTGAAGGGTCAAGGGAATTACTGAAAAGATTGAAGGAGTTTGATGTCAAGATTGCAATCGTAACTCTTCAGGGTGAAAGAAGCTTAAAAAAAGCTTTAGAAGTTAGTGACTTGGCTCCCTATGTTGACGCCTATGTTACGAGGGATGAAGAGTTAGATAGAGCGAAGCAAATAGAGATTGCACTTAAAAAACTTGATGCAGAAATAGGTCGGGATTCTATAGTCTTTATGGGGGATAGGGCTTCAGACCTTGAAGCCGGCATGAAGCTTAGAATCCCAACGGTAATTATTGGCTTGACGGTCTCTAGCCCTTTAGAAGCCATGAACACTATAGCCGAGGTTCTCGGGCTGCCATTAAAAGAATCGAGAAAGTAA
- a CDS encoding HesA/MoeB/ThiF family protein has product MQLSLGELERYDRQIRIPNFGVEGQRRLKSSTVLVAGLGGLGCPVSMYLAASGIGKLVIVDRDRVELSNLNRQVLHWSFDIGKLKVESVAEKITKLNPNVEVEPIALEINEDNVEDLVKKVDVVVDGMDNYKTRFLLNNACVSQGKPFIHAAVYGLEGQLLTVLPGKGPCLRCVIPSEPPQETFVPVLSATPGVMAALEVMEVVKLIVGLGKPCSDRLLIFDGYEMKFHEIKVEPLPNCPVCSKLRGVSALRPSTSL; this is encoded by the coding sequence ATGCAGCTCAGTTTAGGGGAGCTCGAGAGGTACGATAGGCAAATTCGCATCCCTAACTTCGGTGTTGAGGGTCAGAGGAGGCTGAAGTCGTCGACCGTCCTCGTAGCTGGCTTAGGAGGTCTTGGCTGCCCAGTCTCGATGTACCTAGCAGCAAGCGGCATTGGGAAGTTAGTCATCGTTGATAGGGATAGAGTTGAGCTAAGCAATTTAAACAGACAGGTCCTCCACTGGTCCTTCGATATTGGCAAGCTAAAGGTTGAGTCTGTAGCTGAGAAGATAACAAAATTGAATCCAAATGTTGAGGTTGAACCTATAGCATTGGAGATTAATGAGGACAACGTGGAAGATCTAGTCAAGAAGGTTGATGTGGTAGTTGACGGAATGGACAACTACAAGACCCGCTTCCTGCTTAATAATGCGTGCGTATCTCAAGGCAAACCATTCATTCATGCTGCAGTTTATGGACTTGAAGGTCAGTTACTAACAGTGCTACCGGGTAAAGGGCCATGCTTAAGGTGTGTAATCCCATCAGAACCGCCTCAAGAAACGTTCGTGCCAGTATTGAGCGCAACTCCAGGGGTAATGGCAGCACTTGAGGTCATGGAAGTTGTGAAGTTAATAGTGGGCTTAGGTAAGCCTTGTAGCGACAGGCTACTAATATTTGATGGCTACGAGATGAAGTTCCACGAAATCAAGGTCGAGCCATTGCCTAACTGCCCTGTGTGCTCAAAGCTTCGAGGAGTAAGCGCATTAAGACCTAGCACATCACTCTAG
- a CDS encoding M67 family metallopeptidase encodes MGRLRISGYLLREIVHDSLAEGHEVCGFLLGVVNDDDLKVVELYKVKNVSMISRVRFEMDPRDIYEAHKYAERLGLEIIGIYHSHPGPPTPSVIDLEGMKHWPIVWLIVSSIDGSMAAYVVKDGSTRELEVLLE; translated from the coding sequence ATGGGTAGGTTGAGAATAAGCGGCTACCTCTTAAGGGAAATAGTTCACGACTCCCTAGCTGAAGGTCATGAGGTATGCGGTTTTCTTCTCGGTGTAGTGAATGACGATGATTTGAAAGTAGTTGAGCTCTATAAGGTCAAGAACGTTTCAATGATAAGTCGAGTACGTTTTGAAATGGATCCGAGAGACATCTATGAGGCTCATAAATATGCTGAAAGGCTGGGTCTAGAGATTATAGGGATCTATCACTCACATCCTGGTCCACCAACCCCATCAGTCATCGACCTAGAGGGCATGAAGCATTGGCCAATAGTGTGGCTAATAGTAAGTTCAATCGATGGCTCCATGGCCGCGTACGTAGTGAAGGATGGCTCCACAAGGGAGCTTGAAGTACTGCTAGAGTGA
- a CDS encoding CooT family nickel-binding protein gives MCEFRVYLKADGELREVARGVVKAMVEGKAVKLITLFGEVKEVSDVAIESVDVPNERMILAKL, from the coding sequence ATGTGCGAATTTCGAGTGTACTTGAAGGCTGACGGAGAACTTAGAGAAGTAGCTAGAGGGGTTGTGAAGGCAATGGTGGAAGGCAAAGCCGTCAAGCTCATAACGTTGTTCGGTGAGGTTAAAGAAGTTAGCGATGTGGCTATAGAGTCTGTCGACGTACCGAATGAGAGGATGATATTAGCAAAGCTCTAA
- a CDS encoding 4-phosphopantoate--beta-alanine ligase, giving the protein MIPKTHPRYHSLMIREKLIEYFEKGVVVEAGLIAHGRGEAFDYLIGEETIEPVMKAIRAAACALLLAERPVISVNGNTVALAGEWVIKLSEVVNAKIEVNLFYRTRERLKAIEAVLKSLGAKEVLGVDEEYQATIPELMSERRRVDSRGILVSDVVLVPLEDGDRTEALRRMGKTVIAIDLNPLSRTARAASITIVDNIVRAMPKLFDEASKLKGLPRDELLSVMRSYDNNAVLSEVLNYIANRLKRLAGSS; this is encoded by the coding sequence TTGATACCTAAGACGCATCCTCGATACCACTCTCTCATGATTAGAGAGAAGCTTATAGAGTACTTTGAGAAGGGCGTCGTAGTCGAGGCTGGCCTAATAGCTCATGGTAGGGGAGAGGCCTTTGACTACCTAATAGGAGAGGAGACCATTGAGCCGGTGATGAAGGCCATAAGAGCAGCTGCATGCGCATTACTCTTGGCTGAGAGACCCGTAATCTCCGTTAACGGCAATACTGTAGCGCTTGCTGGTGAGTGGGTCATTAAGCTATCCGAAGTTGTTAACGCGAAGATAGAGGTGAACTTGTTCTACAGAACGAGGGAGAGGTTGAAGGCCATAGAGGCTGTTCTGAAGAGCTTGGGGGCTAAGGAGGTTCTAGGAGTTGATGAAGAGTATCAAGCCACGATACCTGAGCTCATGAGTGAGAGGAGGAGGGTCGATTCTAGGGGGATCTTGGTAAGTGACGTCGTCCTAGTGCCATTGGAGGATGGCGATAGAACTGAGGCTCTAAGAAGGATGGGTAAGACTGTTATAGCCATAGACTTAAATCCTCTGTCAAGAACTGCAAGAGCAGCGTCAATAACTATAGTCGATAACATAGTCAGAGCGATGCCCAAGTTATTCGATGAAGCTTCAAAGTTAAAAGGCTTACCTAGGGATGAGCTACTCTCTGTAATGAGGTCCTATGACAACAATGCTGTGCTGTCTGAGGTACTGAATTACATCGCTAACAGGCTTAAGAGATTGGCTGGAAGCTCTTGA
- a CDS encoding DUF115 domain-containing protein has translation MDWSLWEPWYLWIVGALGISIDMDLEAARRLDILIRNKVCDVGVVRSIVKRRPVIIVGAGPSIEESIDVVLKKREFVIVAADGACSKLLEVRVVPDIIVTDLDGDVNDIYEGWRKGAYVVIHAHGDNIQALEKHVEKFSERIIGTTQTKPIGCLQNFGGFTDGDRAVFMTLELGCEAILMIGMDLSRTVGRYSKPWLSKDSAAWPFKYAKFMIARKLLSWASKLYSKPILRVVVDGYDCGEPIDGVRDINLNEFDKVMNEVLR, from the coding sequence TTGGATTGGAGTTTATGGGAGCCATGGTACCTTTGGATTGTCGGAGCTTTAGGTATAAGTATAGACATGGACTTAGAGGCTGCACGAAGGCTTGACATATTGATTAGGAATAAGGTTTGTGATGTAGGTGTTGTAAGGAGTATTGTTAAGAGGAGGCCAGTCATCATCGTGGGCGCAGGGCCCTCTATTGAGGAGAGCATCGATGTGGTCTTGAAGAAGAGAGAGTTTGTGATAGTAGCCGCTGACGGTGCATGCAGTAAGCTACTAGAGGTTAGAGTGGTGCCTGACATAATAGTCACAGATCTAGATGGTGACGTAAACGACATATACGAGGGATGGCGTAAAGGGGCTTACGTCGTCATCCATGCTCACGGAGACAACATCCAAGCATTAGAGAAACATGTGGAGAAGTTCAGTGAAAGAATTATCGGAACGACGCAGACTAAGCCCATTGGATGCCTTCAAAACTTTGGTGGCTTCACTGACGGTGATAGAGCAGTGTTCATGACCTTAGAGCTTGGCTGCGAAGCGATCTTAATGATAGGGATGGACCTCTCGAGAACTGTTGGTAGGTACTCTAAGCCCTGGCTTAGCAAAGATAGTGCTGCTTGGCCGTTTAAATATGCTAAGTTCATGATTGCAAGAAAGCTCCTTTCATGGGCATCGAAATTATACTCTAAGCCCATACTTAGAGTGGTTGTTGATGGCTATGACTGCGGGGAACCAATAGACGGAGTAAGAGACATTAACTTAAACGAATTCGATAAAGTGATGAACGAAGTTCTTCGATGA
- the mptA gene encoding GTP cyclohydrolase MptA — protein sequence MEDVHEGRPLLSIPLQLVGVKGVKMPLVFVRFDERSHYVLPTFDAYIDLPPTMKGIHASRHYEVIAETISQFAMKVGKLEDICEDVAIKLLERHEYASKSYVKAKSEIIFESRVESSGSTSFEPCTLIGKAWASRVGLEGRIKSRKAVGVSLVGMTACPCVLEYIREKVKSLTNYSSSAELPLATHVQRVTGTLIIEVPKSFDVDAMKLVKIVQESMSSPTYGLLKRADEGEIVCKAISNPRFAEDVIRSMVKGILEEFKDYPDSAFFECYVRSEESIHKHDLVAKQRGTIGELRSYLARANEG from the coding sequence ATGGAGGATGTTCACGAGGGGAGACCTCTGCTCTCCATCCCGTTGCAGCTCGTTGGAGTTAAGGGAGTTAAAATGCCTTTAGTCTTCGTAAGATTTGATGAAAGGTCTCACTATGTTTTGCCTACTTTCGATGCGTACATAGACCTGCCTCCGACCATGAAGGGTATCCATGCATCGCGTCATTACGAGGTGATAGCTGAAACGATATCTCAATTCGCCATGAAGGTCGGGAAGCTCGAGGATATATGTGAGGATGTAGCTATTAAGCTCCTTGAGAGACATGAGTATGCTTCTAAGTCGTACGTCAAAGCTAAAAGCGAGATAATCTTTGAGAGCCGCGTTGAAAGCTCAGGGTCAACAAGTTTTGAGCCTTGCACGCTTATAGGTAAAGCGTGGGCTTCACGAGTAGGACTTGAAGGACGTATAAAATCAAGGAAGGCGGTTGGCGTATCCCTCGTAGGCATGACCGCTTGCCCTTGCGTCCTAGAATACATCAGGGAAAAGGTCAAGAGCTTGACCAATTATTCTTCGAGTGCAGAGCTACCTTTGGCAACTCACGTGCAGAGGGTCACTGGAACCCTAATAATTGAGGTTCCCAAGAGCTTTGACGTAGATGCCATGAAGCTCGTGAAGATAGTTCAAGAGTCGATGAGCTCACCAACTTATGGATTGCTCAAGAGGGCCGATGAAGGAGAGATTGTGTGTAAAGCTATTTCTAATCCTAGGTTTGCTGAAGACGTCATCAGGTCTATGGTCAAGGGGATCCTAGAAGAGTTTAAAGACTACCCCGATTCAGCCTTCTTTGAGTGCTACGTTAGGAGTGAGGAGAGCATACACAAGCACGATTTGGTTGCAAAGCAGAGAGGGACCATAGGTGAGCTTAGAAGCTACTTAGCTCGAGCAAATGAGGGGTAG
- a CDS encoding DUF447 family protein, which yields MPTFNFLNMRPGALYEVIITTIDDHGKPHAAPMGVRIVSDNTFLMRSYGETKTLKNLETSSKSKGVLNVVNEIEPFFYCIFEQSKLSFNWFAELPVLRGAIAWSPFNLLKVSRREEYYELLCSIIEVHVKRGKPKPLCRAESSLLESLIHYTRLKYYEGLGLEEEVSKLKSLILQHLDVVERTGWPKLKSLARKLKKNLC from the coding sequence TTGCCCACATTTAACTTCCTTAATATGAGACCTGGCGCCCTTTATGAAGTAATAATAACGACGATTGACGATCACGGCAAACCCCACGCAGCCCCTATGGGCGTGAGGATAGTCAGCGATAACACCTTCTTAATGAGGTCCTACGGTGAAACAAAGACCCTAAAAAATTTAGAAACTTCTAGTAAAAGTAAAGGGGTCTTAAATGTAGTCAACGAAATAGAACCATTTTTCTACTGCATTTTTGAGCAATCGAAGTTATCGTTTAACTGGTTTGCTGAACTTCCCGTACTCAGAGGAGCTATTGCCTGGTCTCCCTTCAATCTCCTAAAGGTCTCTAGAAGAGAAGAGTATTATGAACTCTTATGTTCAATAATTGAAGTTCACGTTAAAAGGGGCAAGCCAAAGCCATTGTGTAGAGCTGAAAGCTCTCTTCTCGAGTCTTTAATCCACTATACCAGGCTTAAGTACTATGAAGGCCTTGGTTTAGAGGAGGAGGTCTCTAAGCTCAAGTCCCTAATTCTCCAACATTTAGATGTAGTCGAGAGGACTGGGTGGCCTAAGCTCAAGAGCTTGGCTAGGAAGCTCAAGAAGAACTTATGTTAG